One Lacticaseibacillus rhamnosus genomic window carries:
- a CDS encoding GNAT family N-acetyltransferase, which yields MFSYLIDYDLKLALPRPEIDGPLLFEQIETSRDSLAAFLPWVATTLTADDEINFLAATLKSFGEQRALHLVIHQADAPVGIISLNTIDHTLHHKADIGYWLTSSARGKGIMHKSVEAMADIAFHDYDLNKLTLNAAVTNDASNHVAEKAGFHLDGILRQEDPHHNGDFLDVNTYSLLRSEWS from the coding sequence ATGTTTAGCTACCTAATTGATTATGACCTGAAACTAGCACTACCTCGTCCGGAAATTGATGGCCCGCTTTTATTCGAGCAAATCGAAACTAGTCGCGATTCATTGGCCGCTTTTTTACCATGGGTTGCTACCACGTTAACTGCCGATGATGAAATCAATTTCTTAGCTGCCACCTTGAAAAGCTTCGGTGAACAACGCGCGCTGCATTTGGTCATTCACCAAGCTGATGCCCCGGTTGGTATTATCAGTCTCAATACCATCGATCACACCCTTCATCATAAGGCCGATATCGGTTACTGGCTGACATCATCTGCGCGTGGCAAGGGTATCATGCATAAGTCAGTCGAAGCCATGGCTGATATTGCTTTTCATGATTACGATCTTAATAAGCTGACACTGAATGCAGCCGTCACCAACGATGCCAGCAATCACGTCGCCGAAAAAGCCGGGTTTCATTTGGACGGCATTTTACGTCAGGAAGATCCGCATCACAATGGCGACTTTCTTGACGTAAACACCTACTCCTTGCTTCGGTCAGAATGGTCTTAA